In Carassius gibelio isolate Cgi1373 ecotype wild population from Czech Republic chromosome B20, carGib1.2-hapl.c, whole genome shotgun sequence, the following are encoded in one genomic region:
- the LOC127983886 gene encoding uncharacterized protein LOC127983886: MTDPNIPLNSAEPQMQSEETQCTNLSEQQESVQLRRSQRVKTLTEKGREMQDERIKGLQQRFNYNYEKWRTRAKASKLPLSQTESLNKDILEDIIGDVRGLCADVTKVYEELRKLTPPDQESRRRVDLCVEISGFLVNKATSRLEGKEEPDWPEAGSLFQTVSNKSSSFNTTKNSNEHSHRSSIKRQEAAAEAAASQAVLKILEEQETEQQEIERLEAEVRKKAVEQETLIRQKRLERETEEIRLRMQREAKFKAQQEAEYAALQRTLDEKKRKVLHLKKVKDLKAAQAKMQVYDQMSAVEAQKIDVTKINTEMKDAEHVSFPSLLKQVIPQAAATPTSDGTSDLVKVLASALSASRIPVPEPTVFSGDSLSYSDWKLSFQTLIDQKNIPDKEKIFYLRRYVSGPAKRAVEGYFLLGTESAYAAAWKILDERYGNPFTISKAFRDKLHAWPKITSRDSFELRDFADFLRSCEAATAHIKSLEILNDCNENQKILSKLPDWLAASWNRKVIEIEEQTNQFPTFSQFVEFLSREAKIACNPVTSLQSLKQCEPNKSDKPKLTKQKEIGVKTLMTTSQEKIQLVCVFCKKPKHSLHKCRSFLEKAVSDRVSFIKSERLCFGCLKPGHHSKSCTNRNICERCSKGHPTCLHEDRVKDKGEQRQPIANPNPSNERSSQSDRVQEQVTSMATTNRVASQENNTQTAAIIPVWLSSSTKHKEVLVYALLDSQSDTTFVLSEVAKLLETNQEPVKLELSTMSSQTTVVQSDRLQNLQVRGLYSSKIITLPPTYTREFIPANKAHIPTNETAKAWPHLEHLQSEIAPLQDCEVGLLIGYNCSQALLPREIVSGKEGEPYAQRTDLGWSIVGQTNHCLNYGDAIGISHRIIVKKVIPELKPSLKLQNKVHYVNRTTVKDITPSDIIKALEGDFSERAIEGNPVSQEDLKFLTKLKENITQNESGHYEMPLPFRDERPTLPDNRICAMHRLKCLERRLKKDKSYYNDYTNFMDDIISRGDAERVPDKELNNTPAWYIPHHGVYHPHKPGRIRVVFDASAKYQDTSLNDHLLTGPDLTNTLVGVLCRFRRSSVAFMCDIERMFHQFHVTKEDQDYLRFLWWEKGDLEASPSVYRMKVHLFGAASSPGCANFGLKHLAAQGQGQFKENTIHFIQRNFYVDDGLASVPTEREAIQLIKDSRELCFKGKLRLHKFVCNSERVMSTIPEEECATVKDLDLSLSLPRIERALGVEWCVTSDTFKFRVQVKLNPLTRRGVLSTVASIYDPLGFIAPFVLLGKQILQQMCKDKVGWDHELPEHLKPHWESWIKDLPSLANMQIQRCFIPTDFGQVKSYELHHFADASVNGYGACTYLRAINQSDQVHCCLVMAKSRVTPTSVTTIPRLELSAAVVAVRVSDLLRTELEIPYIAEFFWTDSTVVLGYINNDAKRFQVFVANRIQRIKSSTKPEQWAYVASEQNPADYVSRGLTAEQLKSSEWFEGPTFLWEKNIPDRDVKVGEIRENDPELRKASVYTINAKEEQTIFSRFEKFSEWSRLIRAFAILRRKVKEHKGDIQRIKESTTLEERKETELFVIKIVQEKAFAEEIKSLKSKKTVSKTTNHNLYKLSPFLDEKGILRVGGRLGQAVLHPHVKHPAILPKDSHISTLLIRHFHTKVQHQGRGMTMNELRANGWWILGSSRAVSSYIFKCVRCRKYRRKTEHQSMGDLPVERTESTPPFTYVGMDCFGPIYVKDGRKELKRYGLILTCLCSRAIHIEVVDDLSTDAFLNALRAFIAIRGNVRQLRCDRGTNFIGAQRELADLMKEMNQEKVKALGCEFLMIPPSASHMGGIWERQIRTIRSVLSAILDQSAKRLDSTSLRTLLYEVMAIVNSRPLSIEHLSDPTGPEPLTPNHILTMKSTIVQPPPGEFMKEDLYLQKRWRRVQYLANEFWIRWRKEYLLNLQPRQKWNVHRRNLKINDVVLLQDDMAPRNEWKLAKVTDVYPGTDNKVRKVRLLVSERTYDKHSKLVTKTVSLERPIHKVIVLLEAD; this comes from the coding sequence ATGACTGATCCAAATATACCACTAAATAGTGCAGAACCCCAGATGCAGTCTGAAGAAACCCAATGTACTAATCTTAGTGAGCAGCAAGAATCAGTACAACTTAGAAGAAGTCAGAGAGTGAAAACACTCACAGAAAAGGGAAGAGAAATGCAGGATGAGAGAATTAAAGGACTCCAGCAAAGATTTAACTACAACTATGAAAAGTGGAGAACACGTGCAAAAGCATCCAAGTTACCCCTCTCTCAAACAGAATCCTTGAATAAAGACATACTTGAAGATATTATTGGTGATGTTAGAGGTCTTTGTGCAGATGTCACAAAAGTTTATGAAGAGTTACGTAAGCTCACCCCACCGGATCAGGAGTCACGTCGCAGAGTAGATCTGTGTGTGGAGATCTCAGGTTTCCTCGTGAATAAAGCAACCAGCCGATTGGAAGGAAAAGAGGAACCAGATTGGCCAGAAGCAGGCTCCCTCTTTCAAACTGTAAGCAATAAGTCAAGCTCCTTCAACACCACTAAGAACTCAAATGAGCATTCACATAGATCCTCTATAAAACGTCAAGAAGCCgcagcagaagcagcagcgagTCAAGCTGTTCTCAAAATATTAGAAGAACAAGAAACGGAACAGCAAGAAATAGAAAGACTAGAAGCTGAAGTCAGGAAAAAGGCAGTAGAACAAGAAACATTGATTAGACAAAAGCGCttagaaagagagacagaagaaaTTAGATTAAGAATGCAGAGAGAAGCAAAGTTTAAGGCTCAACAAGAAGCAGAGTATGCAGCTCTGCAGAGAACActtgatgaaaagaaaagaaaagtactgCACCTGAAAAAGGTCAAAGATCTAAAGGCAGCACAAGCAAAGATGCAGGTTTATGACCAAATGAGTGCAGTAGAAGCGCAAAAGATTGATGTAACAAAGATTAACACAGAAATGAAAGACGCTGAACATGTAAGCTTCCCATCTCTGCTTAAACAAGTTATACCCCAAGCTGCAGCCACTCCTACAAGTGATGGTACATCAGATCTTGTTAAAGTGCTAGCAAGTGCACTAAGTGCTAGCCGTATCCCTGTTCCGGAACCTACTGTGTTTTCTGGGGATTCCTTAAGTTACAGTGACTGGAAGCTGTCATTTCAAACGCTGATAGACCAAAAAAATATCCCAGACAAGGAGAAAATATTCTACCTTCGGAGATATGTGAGTGGACCGGCTAAGAGAGCGGTTGAAGGATACTTCCTGCTTGGAACCGAATCTGCATATGCTGCTGCCTGGAAGATTCTGGATGAAAGATATggaaatccattcacaatttcgAAAGCCTTTAGAGACAAACTGCATGCATGGCCCAAAATTACCTCAAGAGACAGTTTCGAACTAAGAGACTTTGCAGATTTCTTGCGCAGTTGTGAAGCTGCTACAGCTCACATCAAGTCATTAGAGATCTTGAATGACTGCAATGAGAACCAAAAGATACTTTCCAAACTTCCAGACTGGCTTGCTGCTAGTTGGAACCGCAAGGTTATTGAAATTGAAGAACAAACAAATCAGTTTCCCACTTTCAGCCAGTTTGTTGAGTTTCTATCGAGAGAAGCCAAGATAGCCTGTAATCCTGTTACATCTTTACAGTCACTTAAACAATGTGAGCCTAACAAATCAGACAAACCGAAGCTTACAAAACAGAAAGAAATTGGAGTTAAAACCCTGATGACGACTTCACAAGAAAAGATACAACTGGTATGTGTATTCTGTAAGAAACCTAAGCACAGTTTACACAAATGCAGAAGTTTTCTGGAAAAGGCTGTGTCAGACAGAGTCAGCTTTATTAAGTCAGAAAGGCTATGTTTTGGTTGTCTCAAACCAGGCCATCATTCGAAGAGCTGTACCAACCGCAATATTTGTGAAAGGTGCAGTAAAGGGCATCCGACTTGTCTTCATGAAGATAGAGTTAAGGACAAAGGAGAACAAAGGCAACCAATAGCTAATCCAAATCCAAGCAACGAAAGGTCAAGTCAAAGCGACCGAGTTCAAGAACAAGTCACTTCCATGGCTACGACTAACCGAGTTGCAAGTCAAGAAAATAACACACAGACAGCTGCAATCATTCCTGTGTGGCTTTCATCTTCCACAAAACACAAAGAAGTTCTTGTGTATGCCTTACTGGATTCGCAAAGCGATACAACCTTTGTTCTCAGTGAAGTTGCAAAGTTACTAGAGACAAACCAAGAACCTGTTAAACTAGAACTGTCTACTATGTCTTCCCAGACCACAGTTGTTCAGTCCGACAGACTTCAAAATCTTCAAGTTCGTGGCCTTTACTCAAGCAAAATAATCACTTTACCTCCTACATACACACGAGAATTCATTCCAGCCAACAAAGCTCACATTCCAACTAATGAAACAGCTAAAGCTTGGCCACATCTGGAACACCTTCAATCAGAAATCGCACCTTTGCAAGATTGCGAGGTAGGATTGTTGATCGGATATAACTGCTCACAAGCTCTTCTGCCGAGAGAGATTGTGTCAGGCAAGGAAGGCGAGCCATACGCTCAGCGCACCGATCTTGGTTGGAGTATAGTTGGACAAACCAATCACTGCTTGAACTATGGAGATGCAATTGGAATTAGTCATCGCATTATTGTCAAGAAAGTCATCCCAGAGCTTAAGCCTTCTCTAAAGCTTCAGAACAAAGTCCACTATGTCAATAGGACAACAGTAAAGGACATCACCCCTTCGGACATTATCAAAGCACTTGAAGGAGACTTCTCTGAAAGAGCCATTGAGGGCAACCCTGTATCACAAGAAGATTTAAAGTTTCTCACAAAACTCAAAGAAAACATCACACAAAATGAGAGCGGCCACTATGAGATGCCACTACCGTTTCGTGACGAAAGACCCACATTACCAGACAACAGAATATGTGCAATGCATCGCCTAAAGTGTCTTGAAAGGAGATTAAAGAAAGACAAATCATATTACAATGATTACACAAACTTCATGGATGACATCATCTCAAGAGGAGATGCTGAAAGAGTCCCTGACAAAGAGTTGAATAACACTCCTGCATGGTATATCCCACATCATGGGGTCTATCACCCACACAAACCCGGAAGAATCAGAGTAGTATTTGATGCCTCGGCCAAGTACCAGGATACTTCTCTCAATGACCACCTCTTAACCGGTCCTGACCTGACAAACACATTGGTTGGTGTTCTTTGTCGTTTCCGCAGAAGTTCTGTCGCATTCATGTGTGATATAGAGCGGATGTTTCACCAGTTCCATGTCACAAAAGAAGATCAGGATTACTTAAGGTTTCTTTGGTGGGAGAAGGGAGATTTGGAAGCATCACCATCAGTTTACCGTATGAAGGTCCATCTTTTTGGAGCAGCGTCTTCTCCAGGCTGTGCCAACTTTGGCCTAAAACACCTTGCTGCCCAAGGACAAGGTCAATTCAAAGAAAACACCATACACTTTATACAGAGAAACTTTTATGTTGATGACGGTTTGGCAAGCGTTCCTACTGAAAGGGAAGCCATTCAGCTCATCAAAGACTCAAGAGAGCTCTGTTTCAAAGGAAAGTTAAGACTCCACAAATTTGTGTGTAATAGTGAGAGAGTTATGTCCACTATTCCAGAAGAAGAGTGTGCCACAGTGAAAGACCTTGACCTGTCTTTAAGTTTACCACGCATTGAAAGAGCTCTTGGAGTTGAATGGTGCGTCACTTCAGACACATTCAAATTCAGAGTTCAAGTCAAGTTGAACCCCCTTACAAGAAGAGGTGTACTTTCTACTGTCGCCTCCATTTACGATCCCCTGGGGTTTATTGCACCGTTCGTCCTCTTGGGAAAGCAGATTCTTCAGCAAATGTGCAAGGATAAGGTTGGGTGGGACCACGAGCTTCCAGAGCACTTAAAACCCCATTGGGAATCCTGGATTAAAGACCTTCCAAGTTTAGCTAACATGCAGATTCAAAGATGTTTCATTCCTACAGATTTCGGTCAGGTTAAAAGCTACGAGCTTCATCACTTCGCAGACGCCAGTGTCAATGGATATGGTGCTTGTACTTACCTGCGAGCCATTAACCAATCAGATCAAGTCCATTGTTGCTTGGTAATGGCCAAGTCAAGAGTCACACCTACTAGTGTCACAACTATCCCTCGACTCGAACTCTCAGCAGCAGTTGTTGCAGTTAGAGTCAGTGATCTACTCAGGACAGAACTTGAAATCCCATACATTGCTGAGTTTTTCTGGACCGACTCCACCGTTGTTCTCGGCTACATAAATAATGATGCCAAAAGGTTTCAAGTCTTCGTAGCGAATCGGATACAAAGGATCAAGTCAAGCACAAAGCCAGAACAATGGGCGTATGTCGCATCAGAGCAGAACCCTGCAGACTACGTTTCTCGAGGCTTAACCGCAGAACAACTGAAGTCCTCTGAATGGTTTGAGGGGCCAACATTTCTCTGGGAGAAGAACATTCCTGATAGAGATGTTAAGGTGGGAGAGATCAGGGAAAATGATCCAGAACTTCGCAAAGCCTCTGTGTATACCATCAATGCAAAGGAAGAGCAAACTATTTTCAGCAGATTTGAGAAGTTTTCAGAATGGTCCAGATTGATAAGAGCATTTGCAATCTTGAGAAGAAAGGTCAAGGAACACAAGGGTGATATACAAAGGATCAAAGAAAGTACAACTttggaagaaagaaaagaaacagaacTGTTTGTCATCAAAATAGTTCAAGAGAAAGCTTTCGCAGAAGAGATAAAGAGTCTAAAATCAAAGAAAACAGTTTCCAAGACCACAAATCATAATCTGTACAAACTAAGTCCGTTTCTGGACGAAAAAGGAATCCTCAGAGTGGGTGGACGTTTGGGTCAAGCTGTACTACACCCGCATGTAAAACATCCTGCCATACTTCCCAAGGACAGTCATATTTCAACTTTGCTGATCAGACATTTTCACACGAAGGTTCAACATCAAGGTCGTGGAATGACTATGAATGAGTTGCGTGCAAATGGTTGGTGGATTCTTGGGAGCAGCCGTGCAGTTTCATCATACATCTTCAAATGTGTCAGATGTCGCAAATACAGAAGGAAAACGGAGCATCAAAGTATGGGAGATTTGCCAGTAGAACGAACTGAGTCTACCCCGCCTTTCACTTATGTTGGAATGGATTGCTTTGGACCAATATACGTCAAAGATGGACGAAAGGAGCTCAAGAGATATGGACTCATACTAACCTGTCTATGTTCACGAGCCATACATATTGAAGTAGTAGACGACCTGAGTACAGACGCATTTCTAAATGCTCTGCGAGCATTTATTGCAATAAGAGGAAATGTGCGTCAACTGAGATGTGATAGAGGAACCAATTTCATTGGGGCCCAGAGAGAACTCGCAGATCTCATGAAAGAAATGAATCAGGAGAAGGTAAAAGCGCTTGGATGTGAATTTCTCATGATTCCCCCTTCGGCAAGCCATATGGGTGGAATATGGGAAAGACAGATCAGGACCATCCGTAGTGTTCTTTCAGCCATCCTTGACCAGTCAGCAAAGAGACTCGACAGTACATCCTTGAGAACCTTGTTGTATGAGGTAATGGCGATTGTCAACAGTAGGCCACTTTCCATCGAGCATTTAAGTGATCCAACAGGTCCTGAGCCATTAACGCCCAATCACATTCTCACTATGAAGTCAACCATTGTTCAACCTCCTCCAGGAGAGTTTATGAAAGAAGATTTGTATCTTCAAAAAAGATGGAGAAGAGTACAATATTTAGCCAATGAGTTTTGGATTCGTTGGAGGAAAGAATATTTGCTCAACTTGCAACCAAGACAGAAGTGGAATGTACACAGAAGGAATCTGAAGATAAATGATGTAGTGCTTCTACAAGATGACATGGCACCACGTAATGAATGGAAGCTTGCCAAAGTCACTGATGTCTATCCAGGAACTGATAACAAAGTGAGAAAGGTTCGACTTTTGGTTAGTGAAAGGACATATGACAAGCACAGTAAACTTGTGACTAAGACAGTCTCATTAGAACGACCTATTCATAAGGTTATTGTTTTGCTAGAAGCAGACTAa